From Erinaceus europaeus chromosome 9, mEriEur2.1, whole genome shotgun sequence, one genomic window encodes:
- the LOC103127588 gene encoding olfactory receptor 5V1-like: MDVYNLTTVTQFILIGLSDLPEVRYPLFVVFVLIYMVTLLGNGSILLAIGKEKILHTPMYFFLANLSLLDIFCPSATVPKMLENLLTEKRNISFIGCALQLYFLVATMGTEVFLLAVMAYDRYVAICFPLQYTLIMTRVRCIQLTVGTWAAGFLNSVIHTVFTFRLTFCKSNQVNQYYCDIPPVVALSCSSTYVAEMLVLVIGGVLGIGAYLLTFISYIYIISTILKIQSAEGKRKAFSTCASHLLVVCLFYGTAIFTYVRPSSSKHSPARDRLISMLYGVITPMLNPIIYSLRNTEVKGALRRALCGRTSPQQT; the protein is encoded by the coding sequence ATGGATGTCTACAATCTCACCACTGTGACTCAGTTTATCCTCATAGGCCTCTCTGACCTCCCTGAGGTGCGCTATCCTCTCTTCGTGGTCTTTGTCCTCATCTATATGGTCACCTTGCTGGGAAATGGGTCCATCCTATTGGCCATTGGCAAAGAAAAAATTTTGCACACACCCATGTACTTCTTTCTGGCAAATTTATCTCTCCTTGACATATTTTGTCCATCAGCCACTGTCCCCAAGATGCTGGAAAACCTATTGACTGAGAAGCGTAACATTTCCTTCATTGGCTGTGCCTTGCAGCTTTATTTCCTGGTAGCCACAATGGGGACTGAAGTCTTTCTTCTTGCTGTCATGGCATATGACAGGTATGTGGCCATTTGTTTTCCCCTTCAGTACACCCTGATCATGACCAGGGTTCGTTGTATCCAACTGACAGTGGGAACCTGGGCAGCAGGGTTTCTTAATTCTGTCATCCATACGGTGTTCACATTCCGCCTGACTTTCTGCAAATCCAACCAGGTGAATCAATACTACTGTGACATCCCCCCAGTGGTGGCCCTCTCATGTTCATCCACCTATGTTGCAGAGATGCTGGTTCTAGTGATAGGAGGAGTCCTGGGGATCGGTGCCTACCTGCTCACCTTCATCTCTTACATCTATATCATCTCCACCATCCTGAAGATCCAGTCTGCGGAAGGGAAGCGCAAAGCTTTCTCTACCTGTGCCTCCCACCTCCTGGTGGTCTGCTTGTTCTATGGCACAGCAATATTTACCTATGTCCGCCCGTCTTCCAGCAAACACTCCCCAGCCAGAGACAGACTCATCTCCATGTTGTATGGAGTTATTACCCCAATGCTAAACCCCATCATCTATAGCCTGAGGAACACGGAGGTGAAGGGAGCACTGAGAAGGGCCTTGTGTGGCAGAACATCACCTCAGCAAACCTGA